The Saccharomonospora cyanea NA-134 genome includes a region encoding these proteins:
- the galT gene encoding galactose-1-phosphate uridylyltransferase, giving the protein MKRTRTTLADGRELLYFAADGETVPAQPDPRELPSVSTASQLRWDPLLDEWVMMASHRQNRTFMPARDDCPLCPSRDGRQTEIPAPEYTVAIFENRFPSLSTGAHLGDVDVRHPLVDVRPGFGRCEVVCFTSDHNARFADLTPAQARLVVDAWADRTTELSALDGVEQVFCFESRGREIGVTLSHPHGQIYAYPFVTPRTGRMLDVARRYRERTGRDLHADVVAAERAAGLRVIAENAHWVAFVPAAARWPVEVHIHPLRKVRTIPELDDAERDDFATLYLDVLRRFDRLYDAPLPYISAWHQAPNSDDEDLSRLHLQLFSIRRSADKLKYLAGSESGMNAFITDVLPEDVAQRLREV; this is encoded by the coding sequence GTGAAGAGGACGCGCACGACGTTGGCCGACGGCCGCGAGCTGCTGTACTTCGCCGCCGATGGCGAGACCGTGCCCGCGCAGCCGGACCCGAGGGAACTGCCCTCCGTCAGCACCGCCTCGCAACTGCGGTGGGACCCGCTGCTGGACGAGTGGGTGATGATGGCCTCCCACCGCCAGAACCGCACGTTCATGCCCGCCCGCGACGACTGCCCCCTGTGCCCGTCGCGTGACGGCAGGCAGACCGAGATCCCCGCCCCCGAGTACACCGTCGCGATCTTCGAGAACCGTTTCCCCAGCCTGTCCACGGGCGCGCACCTCGGCGACGTCGACGTGCGACACCCACTCGTCGACGTCCGGCCCGGCTTCGGCCGCTGCGAGGTGGTCTGCTTCACCAGCGACCACAACGCGCGCTTCGCCGACCTCACCCCGGCGCAGGCTCGGCTGGTCGTGGACGCCTGGGCCGACCGCACCACCGAGCTGTCCGCGCTCGACGGCGTGGAGCAGGTGTTCTGTTTCGAGAGCAGGGGCCGCGAGATCGGTGTCACACTCTCCCACCCACACGGCCAGATCTACGCCTACCCGTTCGTGACGCCCCGGACCGGGCGGATGCTGGACGTCGCCCGTCGATACCGCGAACGCACCGGCCGCGACCTGCACGCCGACGTCGTGGCCGCCGAGAGGGCCGCCGGACTGCGCGTGATCGCCGAGAACGCCCACTGGGTGGCGTTCGTGCCCGCGGCGGCGCGCTGGCCGGTGGAGGTGCACATCCACCCGCTGCGCAAGGTACGGACCATCCCCGAACTCGACGACGCCGAACGCGACGACTTCGCGACGCTCTACCTCGACGTGCTGCGGCGGTTCGACCGCCTCTACGATGCTCCCCTGCCGTACATCTCGGCGTGGCACCAGGCGCCCAACAGTGACGACGAGGACCTGAGCCGGCTGCACCTGCAACTGTTCTCGATCCGCCGCTCGGCCGACAAGCTGAAATACTTGGCGGGCTCCGAGTCGGGGATGAACGCCTTCATCACCGACGTGCTGCCCGAAGACGTCGCGCAGAGACTTCGGGAGGTGTGA
- a CDS encoding glycoside hydrolase family 2 has translation MLPPAPPTRPRRRRFGSRTGLAALAALLATTLNPAAAAEPTETTESWTMGEPRLVTPWTHDVSPDNALPEYPRPQLTRPEWRNLNGVWEFAGATEGEEPPFGETLPERILVPYPTESALSGIQRHEDHMWYRRTFDVPRKWRIGEHNRLVLHFGAVDYEATVYVNGREVASHTGGYGAFSADVTDALKPHGEQEIVVGVTDRTDATWQPVGKQRRVPDRGIFYEGASGIWQTVWLEPVASAHVTTLDMVPDIDTSTLNLTVNTVGASERTTVEAVVRDGRRVVSRTRGDADEPLSLPVPNAKLWSPDSPFLYDLDVVLRDGDGRGRPVDRVSSYFGMREIGMAEGEDGRLRITLNGEILFLMSTLDQGYWPDGIYTAPTDEALRWDLEAHKRLGFNTVRKHIKTEPDRWYYHADRLGLLVWQDMPSMRTGGRPPADAAAQFEAELHELVEEKKNWTSIIGWVPFNEGWGEWSREATGRIAEEVAEQDPTRLVNAHSGVNCCDSLGDSGKGHVIDWHAYVGPATPTPDEHRVSIDGEHGGFGLEVDGHMWFGEGHAYQMLPDSESLTAAYVDNQRAVLHAARSCGISGAIYTQITDVEHEVNGFFTYDRQVEKMDFEAVRRVNEEIIEGADGSGDGGPAPDPGTPGLDGVHAYPFDEGSGTVASDAVGDADATLTGAEWTDGVRGGAVSFGGAGEADTGTALVDPEGSYSVSAWVRLDEAGGGFQTVVSQDTGTHSAFFLQYSGQDQRWAMSYAGLRALSPEKPEPGRWYHLTGVRDAQAGTLSLYVDGQHVDTKNACLAEGGDGNTVIGRAQYGGQEVDHLRGDVDEVRVFDRALSRDEVAELASVRN, from the coding sequence ATGCTGCCACCCGCACCACCGACTCGACCACGTCGCCGCAGGTTCGGTTCCCGGACCGGGCTCGCCGCGTTGGCGGCGCTGCTGGCCACGACGCTGAACCCGGCGGCCGCCGCGGAGCCCACGGAAACCACGGAGAGCTGGACCATGGGCGAACCGCGACTGGTGACGCCGTGGACCCACGACGTGTCACCCGACAACGCGCTCCCGGAGTACCCCCGGCCGCAACTCACCCGCCCCGAATGGCGCAACCTCAACGGCGTCTGGGAGTTCGCGGGCGCCACCGAGGGGGAGGAACCACCGTTCGGTGAAACGCTGCCGGAGCGCATCCTCGTGCCGTATCCGACGGAGTCGGCGTTGTCCGGTATCCAACGGCACGAGGATCACATGTGGTACCGCCGGACGTTCGACGTGCCCAGGAAGTGGCGGATCGGCGAGCACAACCGGCTCGTCCTGCACTTCGGAGCCGTCGACTACGAGGCCACGGTGTATGTGAACGGGCGAGAGGTCGCCTCGCACACCGGCGGCTACGGCGCGTTCTCCGCCGACGTCACCGACGCGCTGAAACCGCATGGCGAGCAGGAGATCGTCGTGGGTGTCACCGACCGCACCGACGCCACGTGGCAGCCGGTCGGCAAGCAACGGCGGGTCCCCGACCGCGGCATCTTCTACGAGGGCGCGTCGGGTATCTGGCAGACCGTGTGGCTGGAGCCGGTGGCTTCCGCCCACGTCACCACGCTCGACATGGTGCCGGACATCGACACGTCCACGCTGAACCTCACGGTGAACACCGTGGGCGCCTCCGAGCGCACGACCGTGGAGGCCGTGGTGCGGGACGGCCGCCGCGTCGTCAGCCGCACCCGAGGCGACGCGGACGAACCACTCTCCCTGCCGGTGCCGAACGCGAAACTGTGGTCGCCCGACTCGCCGTTCCTCTACGACCTCGACGTGGTGCTGCGTGACGGCGACGGGCGCGGCCGTCCGGTGGACCGTGTGTCGTCCTACTTCGGCATGCGCGAGATCGGGATGGCCGAGGGCGAGGACGGCAGGCTGCGGATCACCCTCAACGGCGAGATCCTGTTCCTGATGTCCACTCTGGACCAGGGTTACTGGCCCGACGGCATCTACACCGCGCCCACCGACGAGGCCCTGCGGTGGGATCTCGAGGCGCACAAGCGCCTGGGCTTCAACACCGTGCGCAAGCACATCAAGACCGAGCCCGACCGCTGGTACTACCACGCCGACCGCCTCGGCCTGCTGGTCTGGCAGGACATGCCGTCGATGCGCACCGGCGGCAGGCCGCCCGCCGACGCGGCGGCGCAGTTCGAGGCCGAGCTCCACGAACTCGTGGAGGAGAAGAAGAACTGGACCTCGATCATCGGGTGGGTGCCGTTCAACGAGGGCTGGGGCGAGTGGTCACGGGAGGCCACCGGCCGCATCGCCGAGGAGGTCGCCGAGCAGGACCCGACCCGGCTCGTCAACGCGCACAGCGGCGTCAACTGCTGCGACTCGCTCGGTGACTCGGGCAAGGGCCACGTCATCGACTGGCACGCCTACGTCGGGCCGGCCACACCGACGCCCGACGAGCACCGCGTGTCCATCGACGGCGAACACGGCGGCTTCGGCCTGGAGGTCGACGGCCACATGTGGTTCGGTGAAGGCCACGCCTACCAGATGCTGCCCGACTCCGAGAGTCTGACGGCCGCGTACGTCGACAACCAGCGCGCCGTACTGCACGCCGCGCGGTCGTGTGGCATCAGCGGGGCGATCTACACCCAGATCACCGACGTCGAACACGAGGTCAACGGCTTCTTCACCTACGACCGGCAGGTGGAGAAGATGGACTTCGAGGCCGTGCGCCGGGTCAACGAGGAGATCATCGAAGGCGCCGACGGCTCCGGCGACGGCGGTCCCGCCCCCGACCCGGGCACTCCGGGACTCGACGGCGTGCACGCCTACCCGTTCGACGAGGGTTCGGGCACGGTCGCCTCGGACGCGGTCGGTGATGCCGACGCCACGCTCACCGGCGCCGAGTGGACGGACGGCGTGCGCGGCGGCGCCGTGTCGTTCGGCGGCGCGGGAGAGGCCGACACGGGGACGGCGCTCGTCGACCCCGAGGGCAGCTACTCGGTGTCGGCGTGGGTGCGGCTCGACGAGGCGGGTGGCGGCTTCCAGACCGTCGTCAGCCAGGACACGGGAACCCACAGCGCCTTCTTCCTCCAGTACTCCGGACAGGACCAGCGGTGGGCGATGAGCTACGCCGGGCTGCGCGCGCTGTCGCCGGAGAAGCCGGAGCCCGGCCGGTGGTACCACCTCACGGGAGTCCGGGACGCCCAGGCCGGAACCCTCTCGCTGTACGTGGACGGGCAGCACGTCGACACGAAGAACGCGTGCCTGGCCGAGGGCGGTGACGGCAACACGGTGATCGGCCGCGCCCAGTACGGCGGACAGGAGGTCGACCACCTGCGCGGCGACGTCGACGAGGTCAGGGTCTTCGACCGCGCCCTGTCCCGGGACGAGGTCGCCGAGCTGGCTTCGGTGAGGAACTGA
- the galK gene encoding galactokinase — MTHEPTVPSRSSEVLPAVTAFTETFGRQPDGVWAAPGRVNVIGEHTDYNDGFVLPMALPQGVRAAAGRTPGAQVRVLSLQETGDPVTLELGTRPGEVAGWAAYVAGVVWSLRSAGHDVGGVDLVVDGDVPAGAGLSSSAALECAVAGALNDLFELGVEPTELARLAQRAENDFVGMPCGVMDQMASVNCREGHVLFLDTRSLLTEHVPFDPARHGRTLLVIDTRAPHRLVDGEYAKRRAACEAAAAALGVPALRDVALDDLPTALSRVDGEEQRRRVRHVVTENARVSDTVRRLRDGDLDGIGPLLTASHASLRDDYEVTVGELDTAVEAALSAGALGARMTGGGFGGCVIALVPDDRADTVFDAVRTAFADSGYTEPSAFTATPAPGARRIR; from the coding sequence ATGACCCACGAGCCGACCGTCCCGTCCCGGAGCTCCGAGGTCCTCCCGGCGGTCACGGCGTTCACCGAGACCTTCGGCAGGCAGCCGGACGGGGTGTGGGCCGCACCGGGGCGGGTCAACGTCATCGGTGAACACACCGACTACAACGACGGGTTCGTGCTGCCCATGGCCCTGCCACAGGGTGTGCGCGCCGCGGCGGGCCGGACGCCCGGTGCCCAGGTACGTGTGCTGTCGCTGCAGGAGACCGGCGACCCGGTCACGCTGGAGCTCGGCACCCGGCCCGGCGAGGTCGCCGGCTGGGCCGCCTACGTCGCCGGCGTGGTGTGGAGCCTGCGCAGCGCGGGCCACGACGTGGGCGGGGTCGACCTCGTCGTGGACGGCGACGTCCCGGCCGGTGCGGGCCTGTCGTCGTCGGCCGCCCTGGAATGTGCCGTGGCGGGAGCGTTGAACGACCTGTTCGAGCTGGGTGTCGAACCCACCGAACTGGCGCGGTTGGCGCAGCGCGCCGAGAACGACTTCGTCGGCATGCCCTGCGGCGTGATGGACCAGATGGCGTCCGTCAACTGCCGGGAGGGCCACGTGCTGTTCCTGGACACGCGGTCGCTGCTCACCGAGCACGTGCCGTTCGACCCGGCCCGCCACGGCCGGACGCTGCTCGTGATCGACACCCGAGCCCCGCACCGACTGGTCGACGGCGAGTACGCCAAGCGCCGCGCCGCCTGCGAGGCCGCCGCCGCGGCCCTCGGTGTCCCCGCGTTGCGCGACGTCGCCCTCGACGACCTTCCCACCGCGCTGTCGCGAGTGGACGGTGAGGAGCAGCGGCGGCGAGTGCGGCACGTGGTCACCGAGAACGCCCGCGTGTCGGACACGGTGCGCAGGCTGCGTGACGGCGACCTCGACGGGATCGGGCCCCTGCTCACGGCGTCGCACGCCTCGCTGCGGGACGACTACGAGGTCACCGTCGGCGAGCTGGACACGGCGGTGGAGGCCGCCCTCTCTGCAGGTGCGCTGGGTGCGCGGATGACCGGCGGCGGATTCGGCGGCTGCGTCATCGCGCTGGTGCCGGACGACCGCGCCGACACGGTGTTCGACGCGGTGCGCACGGCGTTCGCCGACTCGGGCTACACCGAGCCGAGCGCTTTCACGGCCACCCCCGCACCGGGAGCGCGCCGAATCCGTTGA
- a CDS encoding DeoR/GlpR family DNA-binding transcription regulator: MLASQRRSRILEEIRRSGAVRVSALVERLGVSDMTVRRDLEVLAQQGQLQKVHGGAVLPGGRSTEEPGFAAKSSRENAEKLAIATAAVRLVEPGMAVGVSAGTTTWTFARLLRDLPDITVVTNSVQVADVFSRRPRTDQTVVLTGGIRTPSEALVGPFAVTAIRSVNLDVMFMGVHGMDVRSGYTTPNLMEAETDRAFVAASRRFVVLADHTKYGVLGISTIADIDAADVLITDSGLADEHQRALRDRVGDLVVVDAAADEEPNENAESETGA; the protein is encoded by the coding sequence ATGTTGGCGAGCCAACGCCGGTCACGGATCCTGGAGGAGATCCGCCGCTCCGGCGCCGTACGGGTGAGCGCGCTGGTCGAGCGGCTCGGCGTGTCCGACATGACCGTGCGCCGTGACCTGGAGGTACTGGCGCAGCAGGGCCAGCTCCAGAAGGTGCACGGCGGAGCCGTCCTGCCCGGCGGACGCAGCACGGAGGAACCCGGCTTCGCCGCGAAGTCGAGCCGGGAGAACGCCGAGAAGCTCGCCATCGCCACGGCGGCCGTCCGGCTGGTCGAGCCCGGCATGGCCGTGGGTGTGTCCGCGGGGACCACGACGTGGACGTTCGCCCGGCTACTGCGCGACCTGCCCGACATCACGGTGGTCACCAACTCCGTGCAGGTCGCCGACGTGTTCTCCCGCCGCCCGCGCACCGACCAGACGGTGGTGCTCACGGGTGGCATCCGCACACCGTCGGAGGCGCTGGTCGGACCGTTCGCCGTGACCGCGATCCGCTCGGTGAACCTGGACGTCATGTTCATGGGCGTGCACGGCATGGACGTGCGCAGCGGCTACACCACGCCCAACCTCATGGAGGCCGAGACCGACCGCGCGTTCGTGGCCGCCTCCCGCAGGTTCGTGGTGCTGGCCGACCACACCAAGTACGGCGTGCTCGGCATCAGCACCATCGCCGACATCGACGCCGCCGACGTGCTGATCACCGACTCCGGGCTCGCGGACGAACACCAGCGTGCCCTTCGCGACCGCGTCGGTGACCTCGTCGTGGTGGACGCCGCGGCGGACGAGGAACCGAACGAGAACGCTGAAAGCGAGACCGGCGCATGA
- a CDS encoding vWA domain-containing protein, translating into MTVGRTVPLVVGSLVGIIGVIGAVLVPSASVDYSDCVSLRVNSSTEKGDLVTVLADEYNSEKHVVEGRCAEVRVNKLTSGEAAQHLAEGWDASQAKMPRPDVWLPSTSLWAGLAELRSDRTLFTGENDSITTSPLVIGMPRKMAVALGWPDKHLGWSDLRNLARNPDWTAHGHPEWGLFAMGKDKPPLSSSGLAATIAAYHAAAGNPAQLTEGHLTDSETLEFVRDVESSVVHYSEDSVTFLGNLYVEDQKGTGKPYISAMIMQEQMVYAYNQGAPTGNPSHMGRQRRPNDPLVAIQPADSTVVLDHPFLVLDHVSDEQHAVAEHFRDFLLEREQQDRFIEHGFRDSEGRTSGDVADSVGTTPQLTTDAVGLPGPEVVDLMLDVWQDRIRIRGNVLLLLDVSGSMNEPIDPGAPGSTTKLDLLKPVVKQALDLLDEEINVALWTLTTAPEHVVREQLRPIGEARQELLALVDDLEADGETNLYDATHAAYQAMGGKIDPNHFNAIVLLTDGRDTARGGVSRQELLDAVTTEDVKTSVRIFTIAYGGDADRATLDAIATATKARAYDPSNLSDISQVFRSVFSHF; encoded by the coding sequence GTGACCGTGGGGCGCACCGTACCGCTTGTGGTCGGGTCCCTGGTGGGCATCATCGGCGTCATCGGTGCGGTGCTGGTGCCCTCGGCGTCCGTGGACTACTCCGACTGCGTCTCCCTCCGGGTCAACTCGTCCACGGAGAAGGGCGACCTGGTCACCGTCCTCGCCGACGAGTACAACAGCGAGAAGCACGTCGTCGAGGGCCGGTGCGCGGAAGTGCGGGTGAACAAGCTGACCTCGGGCGAGGCCGCGCAACACCTCGCGGAAGGGTGGGACGCGAGCCAGGCGAAAATGCCCAGGCCGGACGTGTGGTTGCCGAGCACTTCGCTCTGGGCGGGGCTCGCCGAACTCCGCAGCGATCGGACGCTGTTCACCGGTGAGAACGACTCCATCACCACGAGCCCGCTGGTGATCGGCATGCCCAGGAAGATGGCCGTCGCGCTCGGCTGGCCGGACAAGCACCTGGGTTGGTCCGACCTGCGCAACCTCGCCAGAAACCCCGACTGGACGGCCCACGGCCACCCCGAGTGGGGACTGTTCGCCATGGGCAAGGACAAACCCCCGCTGTCCTCCTCGGGACTCGCGGCGACCATCGCGGCCTATCACGCCGCCGCGGGCAATCCCGCCCAGCTCACCGAGGGGCATCTGACCGACTCGGAAACACTGGAGTTCGTGCGCGACGTGGAGTCGTCGGTGGTGCACTACTCCGAGGACTCGGTGACCTTCCTCGGCAACCTCTACGTCGAGGACCAGAAGGGAACCGGAAAACCCTACATCAGTGCCATGATCATGCAGGAGCAGATGGTCTACGCCTACAACCAGGGGGCTCCCACGGGCAATCCTTCCCACATGGGAAGGCAGCGGCGGCCGAACGACCCGCTCGTGGCCATCCAACCCGCGGACAGCACGGTGGTGCTCGACCACCCCTTCCTCGTCCTCGACCACGTGAGCGACGAGCAACACGCCGTCGCGGAGCACTTCCGTGACTTCCTCCTCGAACGAGAACAGCAGGACAGGTTCATCGAGCACGGCTTCCGCGACAGCGAGGGCCGCACCAGTGGCGACGTGGCTGACAGCGTGGGCACCACCCCGCAGCTCACCACCGACGCGGTCGGGCTGCCCGGCCCCGAGGTCGTCGACCTCATGCTCGACGTCTGGCAGGACCGGATACGCATTCGCGGGAACGTGCTCCTGCTACTCGACGTGTCGGGCTCCATGAACGAGCCGATCGACCCTGGTGCGCCCGGGTCGACGACCAAGCTCGATCTCCTGAAGCCCGTCGTCAAGCAGGCGCTCGACTTGCTCGACGAGGAGATCAACGTCGCGTTGTGGACGCTCACCACCGCACCCGAGCACGTGGTCCGCGAGCAGCTGCGCCCGATCGGGGAGGCGCGCCAGGAACTCCTGGCGCTCGTGGACGACCTCGAGGCGGACGGCGAGACGAATCTCTACGACGCGACACACGCCGCGTACCAGGCCATGGGGGGAAAGATCGACCCGAACCACTTCAACGCCATCGTGCTGTTGACCGACGGCCGCGACACAGCGCGAGGCGGCGTGTCACGGCAGGAACTGTTGGACGCCGTCACCACGGAGGACGTCAAGACGTCGGTGCGCATCTTCACCATCGCCTACGGCGGTGACGCCGACCGCGCGACGTTGGACGCGATCGCCACCGCGACGAAGGCGCGAGCCTACGATCCCAGCAACCTCTCCGACATCTCGCAGGTGTTCCGCAGTGTCTTCAGCCACTTCTGA
- a CDS encoding P-loop NTPase fold protein, with translation MNWITMEHFAGHEGGIHAVAVSPDGTRVLTGGEDRAVREWDLLSGRLHRELTGHTKPVRALALHGDTMVTCDEGGHVSTWSSASGRPRRRSRMETRWALTATAGAAATAQGAVVAGLANGDVVLHTVENESTRRLLSTSAWVRAVAVTPQATQAAVGVEHAGVFLVDLLADRTRQVGTGTVTAVALRDGELLTGAADGKVTLLGANTGTELVRFPGHTAAVSAVEFGGDTHVFAAADDGTLLAWDRTRPHDPVVLNGHLGPVLALSTVPDADHVVSVGHDQTIRVWDHLVGVQVAGTGFTEPAPPPPRPTPASDEASARDLLGFREDVRTLAAMITDRATEPPLCVALLGPWGSGKSSFLRQLHDRVDTLADLSRNNPGRSAFAATVRQVRFNAWHYHDDELWVGLVEQLFTDLADDIDDVDVARDELRTRLRGLESVRDNADRSPLTRAVRLLASGVDPEIRRRRRRAAVVSGIIGLLGVGAVLVGWFLLRDTLITVAGAAVAAITGLASVLSALDTVRLSLAPLASGVRGTVAARREELDTEIRNVRERLNQLDAAHRLGRLVAEVRQGRYEPYRGLLGRVHDDLRALDRDMRAAQAEWQLAGSQGPPPLERIVLYIDDLDRCEPKKVVDVLAAVHLLLALPLFVVVVAVDPRWLHKCLHEAGLPPEYLDKVFQIVYALRPMGNRTATLIDALIPTEADEAAEEPPRQATPVPDPVPDTPGVPGAEQSAAPPSPSPRTDPSEVRELRTRRLQLRNEERDHIHRIAPRLPTPRSVKKLVNLYRLIRVGIRDEEFDSFPHRAVLDLLGLLVSDPAAAREAFIAILTTDDLDSAVPLEWRGEMFDDLHTYRRWVGTIARFGFETHDLVTS, from the coding sequence GTGAACTGGATCACCATGGAGCACTTCGCGGGTCACGAGGGTGGGATCCACGCCGTCGCCGTCTCGCCGGACGGGACACGTGTCCTCACCGGTGGTGAGGACCGGGCGGTGCGGGAGTGGGACCTGCTGTCGGGCAGGCTGCACCGCGAGCTCACCGGCCACACGAAACCGGTGCGCGCGCTGGCCCTCCACGGTGACACGATGGTGACCTGCGACGAGGGCGGCCACGTGAGCACATGGTCCTCGGCTTCGGGCAGGCCCCGCCGCCGAAGCCGGATGGAAACCCGCTGGGCCCTCACCGCCACGGCGGGTGCCGCCGCCACCGCGCAGGGCGCGGTCGTCGCGGGACTGGCCAACGGCGACGTGGTGCTGCACACCGTGGAGAACGAGTCCACCCGGCGGCTGCTCTCCACCTCGGCGTGGGTGCGCGCGGTCGCCGTCACCCCGCAGGCCACCCAAGCGGCGGTGGGCGTGGAGCACGCGGGCGTGTTCCTGGTGGACCTCCTCGCGGACCGGACACGCCAGGTGGGCACCGGCACCGTCACGGCGGTGGCGTTGCGCGACGGCGAACTGCTGACCGGCGCGGCGGACGGCAAGGTGACGTTGCTGGGCGCGAACACCGGAACGGAGCTGGTGCGGTTCCCCGGGCACACGGCGGCCGTGTCCGCTGTGGAGTTCGGCGGCGACACTCATGTCTTCGCCGCCGCCGACGACGGCACGTTGCTCGCCTGGGACCGCACCCGACCGCACGACCCCGTCGTGTTGAACGGGCACCTCGGCCCGGTGCTCGCCCTGTCCACGGTGCCGGACGCCGACCACGTCGTGAGCGTCGGCCACGACCAGACCATCCGGGTATGGGACCACCTCGTGGGCGTCCAGGTGGCCGGAACCGGGTTCACCGAGCCCGCGCCACCGCCTCCCCGGCCCACGCCGGCGAGCGACGAGGCCAGCGCACGGGACCTGCTCGGTTTCCGTGAGGACGTCCGCACACTCGCGGCCATGATCACCGACCGGGCGACCGAACCGCCGCTGTGCGTGGCACTGCTGGGTCCGTGGGGATCGGGCAAGTCCAGCTTCCTGCGGCAGTTGCACGACCGCGTCGACACGCTGGCCGACCTGTCACGCAACAATCCCGGCCGCAGCGCCTTCGCCGCCACGGTCAGGCAGGTCCGGTTCAACGCCTGGCACTACCACGACGACGAACTCTGGGTCGGATTGGTGGAACAGTTGTTCACCGATCTCGCCGACGACATCGACGACGTGGACGTCGCACGCGACGAGTTGCGCACCCGGCTCCGAGGCCTGGAAAGCGTGCGGGACAACGCCGACCGCTCCCCGCTGACCCGGGCGGTACGGCTGCTGGCGTCCGGGGTGGACCCCGAGATCCGGCGCAGGCGCCGCCGTGCCGCGGTCGTCTCCGGAATCATCGGCCTGCTCGGCGTCGGGGCCGTGCTGGTGGGCTGGTTCCTGCTGCGGGACACGCTGATCACGGTCGCGGGTGCGGCCGTCGCCGCCATCACCGGACTCGCGTCGGTACTGAGCGCGCTCGACACGGTGCGGCTCTCCCTCGCCCCGCTGGCGTCGGGTGTGCGCGGGACCGTCGCCGCCCGACGGGAGGAGCTCGACACCGAGATCCGCAACGTGCGGGAGCGGCTGAACCAGCTCGACGCGGCACATCGGCTCGGGCGGCTTGTGGCCGAGGTCCGCCAGGGGCGCTACGAGCCGTACCGCGGCCTGCTGGGCCGCGTACACGACGATCTGCGGGCTCTGGACCGGGACATGCGGGCCGCGCAGGCCGAGTGGCAGCTCGCGGGGTCGCAGGGACCTCCGCCGTTGGAACGCATCGTGCTCTACATCGACGACCTGGACCGCTGCGAGCCGAAGAAGGTCGTCGACGTCCTCGCCGCGGTGCACCTGTTGCTCGCGCTGCCGCTGTTCGTCGTGGTCGTCGCGGTGGACCCTCGGTGGCTGCACAAGTGCCTCCACGAGGCCGGACTGCCTCCCGAGTACCTCGACAAGGTCTTCCAGATCGTCTACGCCCTGCGACCCATGGGAAACCGCACCGCCACGCTGATCGACGCGCTGATTCCCACGGAAGCGGACGAAGCGGCCGAGGAGCCGCCGCGGCAGGCCACCCCCGTTCCGGACCCGGTCCCCGACACTCCCGGTGTTCCCGGCGCGGAACAGAGCGCCGCGCCACCCTCGCCCTCACCGCGCACGGACCCCTCCGAAGTTCGGGAACTGCGCACGCGACGGCTTCAGCTGCGGAATGAGGAACGCGACCACATCCACCGCATCGCTCCCCGATTGCCCACTCCCCGTTCGGTGAAAAAACTGGTGAATCTCTACCGGCTGATCCGCGTGGGTATTCGCGACGAGGAGTTCGACTCCTTTCCTCACCGCGCCGTGCTCGACCTGCTGGGACTGCTCGTGTCCGACCCAGCGGCAGCACGTGAGGCGTTCATCGCGATCCTGACTACCGACGATCTCGACTCGGCCGTTCCCCTTGAATGGCGCGGGGAAATGTTCGATGATCTTCACACATATCGGCGCTGGGTCGGCACAATCGCGCGATTCGGTTTCGAAACGCACGATCTGGTGACATCGTGA